A portion of the Glycine max cultivar Williams 82 chromosome 10, Glycine_max_v4.0, whole genome shotgun sequence genome contains these proteins:
- the LOC102661228 gene encoding mannan endo-1,4-beta-mannosidase 1-like — MIKLNLLYLLVTSRISSSDYEDQISFLGPWLNEHIQDAENTLHKPLLFGQFGISTRSYGGNSRPRDQLFNMVYSTIYSSASSGGVAVGGLFWQLMAQVMDAYRDGYEVVLDESPSTANLIAPESQKLN; from the coding sequence ATGATAAAGCTAAATTTGTTGTATTTGCTTGTTACGAGTAGGATATCAAGTTCAGATTATGAGGACCAAATCTCATTTTTAGGCCCGTGGCTGAATGAGCACATCCAAGATGCAGAGAACACCCTTCACAAGCCACTTCTATTTGGGCAGTTTGGTATTTCCACAAGGAGTTATGGTGGAAACTCAAGACCAAGGGATCAATTATTCAACATGGTATATTCAACAATATACTCATCAGCAAGCAGTGGTGGGGTTGCTGTTGGTGGCTTGTTTTGGCAACTTATGGCTCAAGTAATGGATGCTTATCGAGATGGTTACGAGGTGGTCTTAGATGAGAGCCCTTCAACGGCTAATTTGATTGCTCCAGAGTCTCAAAAACTAAACTGA